The genomic stretch TGCTGCAGGAGCCTAATCCCTATATGCCAGGCTGTCTTCTGCAGGAAAAACTTGCCGCGCAGCTGACGCTTAACCGCAACGCCTTCGCCTATATCAACCGCGACGGAGGCGGCTACCCGATAGAGATATATCCGCTGCATGTGATGAACGCCGAGGCGTTATATGACAAGCGGGGCAATCTTTACCTGCGTATCATGCTGCGCAACGGCAAGCAGGTCACATATCCCTATGGCGATGTGATCCACCTGCGGCGCGATTTTTACGAGAATGACATCTTCGGCACATCAGGGCGAGAGACGCTTAGCTCGCTGATGGAGATCGTCGG from Cloacibacillus sp. encodes the following:
- a CDS encoding phage portal protein; its protein translation is MIKWLTKIFNRSPTAVRYELIQDKGNGYYQWGGDLYKSDIIRSCIQPHISAIGKLAPVHVKPEKAAGDYFYIKKVLQEPNPYMPGCLLQEKLAAQLTLNRNAFAYINRDGGGYPIEIYPLHVMNAEALYDKRGNLYLRIMLRNGKQVTYPYGDVIHLRRDFYENDIFGTSGRETLSSLMEIVG